The following coding sequences lie in one Zingiber officinale cultivar Zhangliang chromosome 2B, Zo_v1.1, whole genome shotgun sequence genomic window:
- the LOC122049050 gene encoding transcription factor MYB2-like, which yields MACKAKTCGSATRMSEEEVGLRKGPWSVEEDLLMVNYIADHGEGQWNSLARSAGLKRTGKSCRLRWLNYLRPDVRRGNISREEQLLILELHSRWGNRWSKIAQCLPGRTDNEIKNYWRTRVKKHAKQLRCDVDSQQFKDVIRHLWVPWLAERIRPASYSSAPANVTSPTEGNLERPVRAMTWAPQGSSASFANCTSDGGCGRIEEMGDGWAESLGRGGASEELTTMMMMMADHMEEESLWSVEDIWSSQES from the exons ATGGCGTGCAAGGCAAAAACTTGTGGCTCCGCGACAAGGATGAGCGAGGAGGAGGTGGGGCTAAGAAAAGGGCCATGGAGTGTGGAAGAAGACCTTCTGATGGTGAATTATATTGCCGATCATGGAGAAGGCCAATGGAATTCACTGGCCCGTAGTGCAG GGCTGAAGAGAACAGGGAAGAGCTGCCGGCTACGGTGGCTGAACTATCTTCGTCCCGACGTCCGCCGCGGCAACATCTCTCGGGAAGAGCAACTCCTCATCCTGGAGCTTCACTCTCGTTGGGGAAACCG CTGGTCAAAGATAGCACAGTGTTTGCCGGGAAGGacggacaacgagatcaagaACTACTGGAGGACGAGAGTGAAGAAGCACGCAAAACAGCTCCGGTGCGACGTCGACAGCCAGCAGTTCAAGGACGTGATACGGCACCTGTGGGTGCCTTGGCTGGCCGAGAGAATCCGGCCGGCGAGTTATTCCTCCGCACCGGCAAATGTCACATCTCCGACGGAGGGAAATTTGGAACGGCCGGTTCGAGCAATGACTTGGGCTCCGCAGGGCTCGTCGGCTTCCTTCGCGAACTGCACGAGCGACGGTGGTTGTGGTCGGATTGAGGAGATGGGTGATGGGTGGGCAGAATCACTTGGACGCGGTGGAGCTTCTGAGGAACTgacgacgatgatgatgatgatggcggaTCATATGGAAGAAGAGAGCTTGTGGAGCGTGGAAGACATTTGGTCGTCGCAAGAGAGCTAG